atagtggtagtaagcgcttctgtaggcactccttaaggtaaacctgcccgtttaccgtgccggtcatcacgaagggggcgctccgctttccgcaagagcagatcgcttgccacaccatgtactttttggcaaacttggatagtttctgcttgcgaatctcctccggaacgctgaatttgtcctctgcggagaagaacaacaggcccggcagctgacgaaagtccgctttgacgtaggtttcgtcgtccattaccaggtaatgcggcttcgtcagcatttcggtgtacagcttccgggctcgcgtcttccccaccatgttttgcctttcgtcgcggttaggagccttctgaaccttgtatatacgcaggtcctcccgctgcttggtccgctggacgaatgaacttgacaaattcagcttattggcgacagcccggaccgaacttctcggatcacgtctaaactgcttaactaaactacgcgcttgtgatctttttcactgacggagcatccatttttgccgttcttcaccttccggtcgatggttaggttctcgaagtatcgttttagtactctgctgaccgtggattggacgattcccagcatcttaccgatgtcccgatgtgacaactccggattctcgaaaagagtgcacaggattaattcacgacgctctttttcgttcgacgacatttttccaaatttacgaaaaattgacagtgaagcatggccaacgtgatctatacactcttatctgattataagcgaaagctgaagatacaattcctaaaaattaaatttctacagcgttttttccgtgatgcaatttgatgtgacacaccctttatgagtcAATATCATGTTGATAaataaaagtaaataaaaaaaacataaagcataaaaaatacgaaataaaataagaaattataatgaggaaatttgaaaacGATGCTGGACACTCCACTGTgtagtttttaaaaataagtgtaggcacaattaacATGTCgccttctttcctttccgtattgctctttaagactAAGAGATCATTTAGGAATAAACACGGGCTATGGAATATTTCGGAAACTAAACAGTTAGTAGttttaacataaaaatttaaaacctTGAAATGTGGAAAGAAttggtaagaaaaaaaattgtacttacgtattaacgccactattatgatttttttgacgtaggactacatctttgattttatagggggtcactctacgaaaaattaaGGGATTACAAATGCATATTATACAAACTCGTTATTGCCATAAATTATATATTATACACCTTTGCGCTGCGGtggcgttgttttttttttgttctaaataTTTGAATTGGACTTAACAAAcgtaaatattttcaataattacAGCAAATTATTCCTTCTTTGACAAATGAGATTCTCTATCGGGAAGAATTCATCTTATTTTAATTTATCATCATCAGAATTATTaacgaaatgttatttttttaaaatggtaacatccatgcctctcacgctcaaggtcacgagttcaattctcactcccgacattcttccaaaaatggaagtagaagtgacgaaccagccaaatgagttaaaagtcactataatacagataaaaaaaaaacgaggtacacactacaacatggcgcagcttcgTCAAAACCATTcctaatgggttatttgaactgattgagaactaaagatgacttaCCAATTAAAACCTTATTGTaactcatgtgaaattgacgttaattttgtataggagtgagagttttttccttctagttctatagttatgaaatactggaatttcagtttttgaatatttcgcgccatgacacaacaataaagttcaaatgaccagtctttcaaatgaagatagttgttacaTCCTACACTacttacttcaattcaaccgacttcttacacatCTCTAGAAAGTATAgtagttctatagttatgaaacgtaGTGTATCTAGTGCCTGGCTCCTGGTGCCTGAATGGAAACTCTTTGTGAATGCTCCCAAAATCATTCTGTTCGGGAAATTCGTCAGTTTATagcccaaaaaaaaacttatccgTTTCATTGATAGATAACTTAAATGAGCACAATTGTGAGGATGACATTTGCTCTGATAATAGattgataattttgttttatctaCCGCCGAATACAGCATCTATTTTTCTACCTAAAAACTAGCGAAACATATAAGACCAATCTACCGAGAAAAACTAGATATGACCATCATGCTGGCACTGATATGACTGACCAATGCACTGAagaaaaaacattgaaagatATAATATTTGCTATTTGAGTTCTGGCAGCACGATTTGTTAATCACAATCATCAAATCTTGTAAGCAAATAGGTGTGGTGGAAATAATTATTTAGTTCAAGAATACAAAATTTATCGATCAATCTAGTTTATAGCTCCTGCACGCAAATTTATCGATGAAGCGAACTCTGAGATTGACTTACTATTTTTTTTGAACTCACAATTATACAATGAGAGTTCCACCTGGCTGGAACTCAAAGTTTAGCATGAAACTTATGCGCGTAAAATGTTTCAAAAGGAGGGTATTGAGGGTCTCGGGTACTTACAAATAAGAACTTCAGAGAGACGAAAGCAAATTATTCAGTTCAAGTTCCTGTTtctaaataaaacaaagaggATGTAATTTACCTTCGAAAAACAGAAGACCATGGAAGTATTACTTCAACGCCACTTTCTTCACAGGTTGCCGATCCGTGGTCACGAACTTCTTCGCCTCCGGTTGTGGACCCTTGGTTGAACAGTGCCGCTGCTCTGCCTCCGCCGGCCTCGAAGCCACCACTGCTGGGTGCTGCCATGGGAGGTGGTCAGCTAGATGCGTGGGCCCCAGTGCGAACACAGTCCCCCTCGGTCACATCGGGCTCGTCCGCTGAAGGTTGGCTCCAGAATGGAACTGGTGCGTCAGCAGCAGCGGCAGGAGCAAACGGAAATGTCGATCCTTGGCTTGGCAAAGTATCCGCTCCCAGTGCGGTAAGGACGAATAATTCGTTATAATTCTTGCAAAATTAATTAGTGTTCTTTGACAGCCTGCAACCGAGGCGTGGCAGCCAAAACGAACCACACCAGTGCCTACGGCTGATCCTTGGCAGCCAACTACGAACGTTACTAAACAGGACCCATGGGCACCGGTTGCTGGTGGAATCGATGGATCTTTTGCGGTAAAGTGTTGCTTTAGTCTGTTCATCGGATGGTATGCTTAGCTTTGTTTTATAATGTTTAGCTTCCTGCCCATCGACCCTCGCCTGTTGGAGCCATTACTTCACCTGCCTCGGACCTTGATGAGTTTGACATTATCACAAAGAGGAGTATTAACAGTAACGCTATGAATAACAACTTGGCGAATAGTGGTGGTAAGATAAGGACGGTGTTCAAAATATTTACCCAGGAGTTAATTTTTTACCATTTGTCAACTAGGATCGCTTCTTGACGATTTAGATCCCTTGTCGTCTAGCAACACTTCCAGCTCGGCCAGCAATTCCATCTCGACTCCATCAGCGATGGCGAAAAAAACTCCAGCATCGTTCCTCGGTGAGAACTCCTCATTGGTAAACCTAGACAACCTGATTAAGCCCGTTACCACTAGTACTGCTGGACCGGCGGCCTACAATCCCTTCGGTGATTCGGTGCCGGCTCAGGCGACTCAGAAAAACCTTTTCCAGCAGAATCAGCCACAGGTTAGGGCAAGTAAAATCATAACAAGATTTTGATTGAGTACGAGTCATTTTTCAGGTTCCGTCCATTAATCAGTTGAAACAGTCACCCTTCCCAGTGACACTGAACCAGGATCCGTGGGCACCGGTTAGCTCCACAGCGACGGCCCAAGTAAGTATTAAGATTCCTAGTTGAAAAACTGTACAATGAATActtcaaacaaaacaaaacaattctAACGCATGTCTGTCCTCCGTTCACAAAGTTTGATGAAAATGAGCCTAAATATGGAATGTTGTATTCCTCAACTAATAACGTCTCTTCGCTTGGTCTAACTGAAGAGATAGAGCGTGGCTTTGATGCTAATAGCAATGCTATCGATTGCAATAACAACAACACTTCAGTCGGTGACGGTACTGATGATGTTTTCAATACTAACTTCCTTGATACGACATATGGGGGTAAATTGGCAGGTGGCCCGCGCCCATTCGATGAACTTGCTTATCAAAAACTAACGCCCGCCGCTTTTCCCACCACTAATGACAATAATAATGCAGAATTGGGCGTCTTTTCCGATTTTGGCGCTACGAACAGCGACCGTTATGATGTAGATTATTTTAAAGCTAACAATGTGAGTAATTTCTCATAGAAACAAGTTAGCTCTAGGCGCGTTGACTAAGTTTAGACGCACCGTACTTTAGTATTACACACTTTTAAGAGCTAATAGCTCACCGATAGATAAGGTATTGCTTGGTTGTACGAGATTCAATTTTAAGACCTTTTTTTCTCTCCATTTTATTATCCCTGTTTTTTTCATGCCGCTCATCCGAATCAACAACGTATTGATTGTGTAAAACAAAATCCTCACAAACATTACTATTGCTTGGTATTGCCATTCATCTGCATCATCGTTTGTGTTGTTATCATCCGTGATTGGGCGCGTGCGCGTTTTGTGCGTTGTGCGTTCAAACATGGTCCCAAATAGCAGTCAATGGGAGCTTGGACGCTAAAATAAAGCATAACAACAATATGCTTAGCTGGCCGAAATATGAATGCTATGGGCAACCGTTTCTACAGTCTGGTAAATCTCATTCTCTATGTAATGCTTCAGTATTTTGCGCATATATTTGTGTTCGATCATGATCATGTTATAGTGTACATTGAATTTATACCtccatttcatccatacagtgatacaaactcgaATTTGTACGCCCTCATGCAGATCTGTTTTCCGTTcgtttgaaagtcgaaaacaagctttcggaatattctattcagataaagtcgtagtgtcatatgagagtcaTATTCCATAATAGTCATATGTTCATTATCTGTTTCCAGAATAACGGTTTTTATTCCTCGAAAACGGCGAATGTACCGTAACTCCACTATTTCTGTGCAGTTAAGACTTTTCAAGGTTTGAACCATTATGTAACTAAAATATATGCACTATCTCTCAAAACAGTTAGTGCGTTCTTGAAACTATATCATTAGTAGTAACATTGAATAAGAAACGCTGATTCAGAAAACTATTTCaagaaattttttaaaaacatataATGTGTGCCTAATTCCGCGCCATTGAATTGTATTATTCCTAACTCTGCGCACCCATAAAATGTAAATTCGACTgttaaaaaagtttttgtttatttattggtaAACATTGTTGAATAACATCACCAATATTTGCATTATATGTTTGATTTATGATCCACAAAAAGATAGTCGTCCTGAGAAATTCCTATTCCGCGGGTGAGATTTGATAGAAAAGTGGAGAAGACAAACGTTATTTATCAAAAGGATTCAAATTATTGCTCATGTAATAGATAGTTACAAATCATCTGCAGTGATTTGGTTTCTTTTCTTGCTCTTCTTCTGGGATTGGGCCTCGACCTTTCCATTcatctgttttattttcttgcGGTCAATCTTCTTCTGCGACCATTTTTGTTCTTGATTCTGTTTTTCTGCTTCCAAATCGTTGGATACTTCTTGTATCCTACACTAGAGGCCACAACGGGCGCTTGTAGACGAGTTTTAACTTTGTTGGTTTTTGAGCTGGATAGAAGTGCTTCGAAAATGCCCTTTGGAGAACTTCGTAGTACTTCGTATCACTTCGCAGAGCATCTGCGGATTCAATGTTACCCACGAGTTTTTTTCCAGTGTCGAGTGTCGAATGTGTATCGTGTTTCAGTGGGCTTGATTTCTATTGACACGGTACACTACTAAATCCCGAGTCAATACGATTACGTTGATCTGAAAAAAGGGATTATAAATGCTTCTTCCATACTTCCTACTGGTATAAACTACCTATCATTCATATTTGATTCGGTAAAACCATAGAACGCTTCGGAATCATCCTGATTTGATGTTGCTTCATGTGTCATCTGTTGCCGTGTAGAAAACAGATTTGCATCGTGGACAGAACCGGGCCAAGTCGCATTCAGAAAGTTTTCTTCGAACAGTTTTAGTTGAGCTACATTGAGGAATTCTTCCAAACCAACCAAAGTTCAGCCATTTGTATTCTGGAACGCCTCTCTTAAATGGGTTCTCCCTTCTAATGACTCGCAAAACATATGCCACAGATGTCTTCAAACTGCACgatgttttctttttcttccttTCGCAAAACTAAGATCTAAGTCCTATAAGTCCTTTCCATGGCGTTTCACGTTACCATTCAATTTCAGTTGAGTGCACGGAGTTTGTGGGTTGGAGGATAATGAACTGCAAAATTTAAAGCctcacaaaaacaaacaagtGAAGTGAAGTTTGTGGGTATGATGAatgtaagggtgggtttagactagtgatatattcatatattcattcaagaaatatgatgagatttatagaaatcgcattaaccgtttacactagcgagaACTTCTTTAaggaatatattcatattttcgctgaatttattcacctgaagtagaactacaTTTAGTGATTTcccaccagtgagaaattcacaagcgtttacatatgctgaatttattcaagttatatatacctcgaataagtgtatcatatttattctcacccgtttacacctattatcacgtgaataaatccatctatagctataggtctccctaatgtaaacccgccataaggaaTGATGATATTCACACATATACTAACGCATTCCCACGTATACACATATTTCACATCCAAAAACTCACGGAAACGAAAGCAcatccaaaaactcatcaaAGCGAACGCATAGCATTTTTTAGTTTAACACTAGAAATTATTGCAATATTTGCGATATTACAGAAGGTTTTCTAGAACACTATAAGAAACGTGTTTACGGCACTTTTTTCTTTAAATCGAAGCAAACAATTTAGCAACAAATTAGACTTGTATAGAATTTATAGAAGCTTTCaaaacaacactcattcacagataaaactcatccTTCTATTCTCCGATTATGTCTCActatatttgaaacagaaaacaatcacctatcatcttcgcaaactTCATTCACGTTTTCAATGCACTTCTTCGTACTATACCTACATTTTCTGGTATGCAGGCTTGAACTCGGCAGACCTCTCGAGGTCTGTGAGAAATCGAATCCTTTCCTTTGTACAAATCCCTCCTACTCCACGCAAATCCCAGACCACGAATCTCATTAGATCTTGCCGACCTACAAACAATCTTGGCAAACTTATCCCAAATTCCccaccaaataaaaaaaaaacccttccgTCGGTCAAATCCATCAGCTTTTCATCAGGCAAACTGAACTGCCAAGGGTGGAACGGAACAGTCCAACAGTGAACTGACCTCGCACATGGCGACACATTGCCTCGAGGAAGCTTACTTCAACACAGCGAACTAACGTATACTTGTGAACGAAAAATTTGAGcaccaaaaattgtttttcgtgaTGCAGCGAGTAGACAACGAAAGTTGTGAACACTGCGGAAACCGATATACTGAAACACTCATTTACAAATGTTACCTATATGTTCGAGTTGGACCGGCTTGGATGGCTTTCCAGCACAAACATTTCAAGCATCTTAGGGGGATGGAGAATGCTTGATTTCGAAGACATGGTTAAACCTGCTTTAGCAGGAATAGACAAATCGCCAAGAGAGAAAATTCTCAAACTTTTCATTAATTACATATGTTTTGTGAACGAATGCAAAGGAAGAGTTAATATAGCTCAACTAAACTTTCATTTAAATCCAGAAGTTCGACCAATTGTTAGAACAAACGATATTTGTACAATTATGACAGATAAAACTActtttacaacaaaaaattgCTTACAATAGAGATTTTTTCCaacttttatgatttttttccaactcGGGGAAATTTCTCGTGCATATTGATAGTCTAATGAATAAGAAGAAATGTATTAAATATATTTCGTACCgaataaatggaaagtatcgtcaagtaccATGTGatgaatttcataccaactcgttataggagttggcagcaccatctcagatagcagttaaACGTTgagggtgtaaagacatgggtcattaaggcaactttgcatacttcaaatattcgaaaaacaattagacaactttttggaaaaagcctatttttttattgttggaaCTTTTAAgaactatttatatctatttctttcagaattttgaaagcatgttttcaagaaaaatgaattttgatattcaaaatatttttttttgaataaaatttttttccaaaattttttttgataatttttaataaaaaccaaaataatttcctacattccattctttgattaaaattttattggtctgatattttttttgtaaagtttttaaaatttagagttttttcaactttttttcgaaaaattttgatttaaaaactataacatctacaaaaagataatcagagaatgaaatatagaaaattacttaggttttcattaaaaattatcgaagaattttttggaaaaaaaaatcattgcaaaaaaaatattttgaaaattcaaattcatttttctcgaacacatatgctttaaaaattctgaaaaaatttatattaatagcccttagaatttcaaacatgttttccatacatcggacgatgagcacatttatatggaaaaagtttttcgaacaacaactttttcatatttttctttgaaaaaatactattaatgtttaattcgtaacatttttatgtataaattatcgcaatttatatgctctgctaacttttctctatttgtaaacatgtcaagaacatgtcaaacgtgagaatatacacacaaaaatgttacgagcaaaacattatttttttcaggagtcttcatacaaaaatgacttatattccaaaaactataaaagaaagAAAGTTGCCtgccttcgacaaaagttcatattttaataagatctaaaactttgtcgaatacactctatcgctatcttgactttaaacaaaattaggattagttgtatttttttcaaagaaaatataaaaaagattgttgttagaaaaactttttccctgtaaaagtgcccatcttccgatgtatggacgacttgttgaaaattttaagggctattcatatatatatttttgggaatttttaaaaaatacgtttttgagaaaaatgaattttaatttttaaaataacttttttttcagcgaaatttttatccaaaaaatgtttggcattttttcgtaaaaacgtaaacaatttcctacatttcatcttttgacgtgaattttgtaggtatcatagtttttaagttataattttttgtaaaaatttaagaaacaaaatttggctttttccaaaaagt
The Toxorhynchites rutilus septentrionalis strain SRP chromosome 2, ASM2978413v1, whole genome shotgun sequence genome window above contains:
- the LOC129771579 gene encoding epsin-1 isoform X2, producing the protein MGKASSGVHPRHFSLAPALPTRRMKRNDTQMNVAGIRRNIKNLAHNYSDAQIKVREATSNDPWGPSSTIMAEIADLTYNVVAFSEIMQMIWKRTNDHGKNWRHVHKALLLLEYLINTGTEKVAQQCKENIYAIQTLKDFQYMEEGKDQGMHVREKAKQLVALLKDDEKLKNERARALKAKERFARTASGFGSDGSIDGPTHKDSANWSESESKPVSEIEFVRPQTVGEEELQLQLAMAMSREEAEQEEQKRRSDDVRLQLALSQSEQDFKKDPMPESSALVDLLDISFGAAGISSPSQQPRSSNSADPWGLPAPAGGSRQQLSNFTERPPSAVADPWSRTSSPPVVDPWLNSAAALPPPASKPPLLGAAMGGGQLDAWAPVRTQSPSVTSGSSAEGWLQNGTGASAAAAGANGNVDPWLGKVSAPSAPATEAWQPKRTTPVPTADPWQPTTNVTKQDPWAPVAGGIDGSFALPAHRPSPVGAITSPASDLDEFDIITKRSINSNAMNNNLANSGGSLLDDLDPLSSSNTSSSASNSISTPSAMAKKTPASFLGENSSLVNLDNLIKPVTTSTAGPAAYNPFGDSVPAQATQKNLFQQNQPQVPSINQLKQSPFPVTLNQDPWAPVSSTATAQFDENEPKYGMLYSSTNNVSSLGLTEEIERGFDANSNAIDCNNNNTSVGDGTDDVFNTNFLDTTYGGKLAGGPRPFDELAYQKLTPAAFPTTNDNNNAELGVFSDFGATNSDRYDVDYFKANNNNINNNAPWMNQQSSNPFLS
- the LOC129771579 gene encoding epsin-1 isoform X7; the protein is MNVAGIRRNIKNLAHNYSDAQIKVREATSNDPWGPSSTIMAEIADLTYNVVAFSEIMQMIWKRTNDHGKNWRHVHKALLLLEYLINTGTEKVAQQCKENIYAIQTLKDFQYMEEGKDQGMHVREKAKQLVALLKDDEKLKNERARALKAKERFARTASGFGSDGSIDGPTHKDVRSANWSESESKPVSEIEFVRPQTVGEEELQLQLAMAMSREEAEQEEQKRRSDDVRLQLALSQSEQDFKKDPMPESSALVDLLDISFGAAGISSPSQQPRSSNSADPWGLPAPAGGSRQQLSNFTERPPSAVADPWSRTSSPPVVDPWLNSAAALPPPASKPPLLGAAMGGGQLDAWAPVRTQSPSVTSGSSAEGWLQNGTGASAAAAGANGNVDPWLGKVSAPSAPATEAWQPKRTTPVPTADPWQPTTNVTKQDPWAPVAGGIDGSFALPAHRPSPVGAITSPASDLDEFDIITKRSINSNAMNNNLANSGGSLLDDLDPLSSSNTSSSASNSISTPSAMAKKTPASFLGENSSLVNLDNLIKPVTTSTAGPAAYNPFGDSVPAQATQKNLFQQNQPQVPSINQLKQSPFPVTLNQDPWAPVSSTATAQFDENEPKYGMLYSSTNNVSSLGLTEEIERGFDANSNAIDCNNNNTSVGDGTDDVFNTNFLDTTYGGKLAGGPRPFDELAYQKLTPAAFPTTNDNNNAELGVFSDFGATNSDRYDVDYFKANNNNINNNAPWMNQQSSNPFLS
- the LOC129771579 gene encoding epsin-1 isoform X5, whose amino-acid sequence is MKRNDTQMNVAGIRRNIKNLAHNYSDAQIKVREATSNDPWGPSSTIMAEIADLTYNVVAFSEIMQMIWKRTNDHGKNWRHVHKALLLLEYLINTGTEKVAQQCKENIYAIQTLKDFQYMEEGKDQGMHVREKAKQLVALLKDDEKLKNERARALKAKERFARTASGFGSDGSIDGPTHKDVRSANWSESESKPVSEIEFVRPQTVGEEELQLQLAMAMSREEAEQEEQKRRSDDVRLQLALSQSEQDFKKDPMPESSALVDLLDISFGAAGISSPSQQPRSSNSADPWGLPAPAGGSRQQLSNFTERPPSAVADPWSRTSSPPVVDPWLNSAAALPPPASKPPLLGAAMGGGQLDAWAPVRTQSPSVTSGSSAEGWLQNGTGASAAAAGANGNVDPWLGKVSAPSAPATEAWQPKRTTPVPTADPWQPTTNVTKQDPWAPVAGGIDGSFALPAHRPSPVGAITSPASDLDEFDIITKRSINSNAMNNNLANSGGSLLDDLDPLSSSNTSSSASNSISTPSAMAKKTPASFLGENSSLVNLDNLIKPVTTSTAGPAAYNPFGDSVPAQATQKNLFQQNQPQVPSINQLKQSPFPVTLNQDPWAPVSSTATAQFDENEPKYGMLYSSTNNVSSLGLTEEIERGFDANSNAIDCNNNNTSVGDGTDDVFNTNFLDTTYGGKLAGGPRPFDELAYQKLTPAAFPTTNDNNNAELGVFSDFGATNSDRYDVDYFKANNNNINNNAPWMNQQSSNPFLS
- the LOC129771579 gene encoding epsin-1 isoform X1; translation: MGKASSGVHPRHFSLAPALPTRRMKRNDTQMNVAGIRRNIKNLAHNYSDAQIKVREATSNDPWGPSSTIMAEIADLTYNVVAFSEIMQMIWKRTNDHGKNWRHVHKALLLLEYLINTGTEKVAQQCKENIYAIQTLKDFQYMEEGKDQGMHVREKAKQLVALLKDDEKLKNERARALKAKERFARTASGFGSDGSIDGPTHKDVRSANWSESESKPVSEIEFVRPQTVGEEELQLQLAMAMSREEAEQEEQKRRSDDVRLQLALSQSEQDFKKDPMPESSALVDLLDISFGAAGISSPSQQPRSSNSADPWGLPAPAGGSRQQLSNFTERPPSAVADPWSRTSSPPVVDPWLNSAAALPPPASKPPLLGAAMGGGQLDAWAPVRTQSPSVTSGSSAEGWLQNGTGASAAAAGANGNVDPWLGKVSAPSAPATEAWQPKRTTPVPTADPWQPTTNVTKQDPWAPVAGGIDGSFALPAHRPSPVGAITSPASDLDEFDIITKRSINSNAMNNNLANSGGSLLDDLDPLSSSNTSSSASNSISTPSAMAKKTPASFLGENSSLVNLDNLIKPVTTSTAGPAAYNPFGDSVPAQATQKNLFQQNQPQVPSINQLKQSPFPVTLNQDPWAPVSSTATAQFDENEPKYGMLYSSTNNVSSLGLTEEIERGFDANSNAIDCNNNNTSVGDGTDDVFNTNFLDTTYGGKLAGGPRPFDELAYQKLTPAAFPTTNDNNNAELGVFSDFGATNSDRYDVDYFKANNNNINNNAPWMNQQSSNPFLS
- the LOC129771579 gene encoding epsin-1 isoform X3 — protein: MGKASSGVHPRHFSLAPALPTRRMKRNDTQMNVAGIRRNIKNLAHNYSDAQIKVREATSNDPWGPSSTIMAEIADLTYNVVAFSEIMQMIWKRTNDHGKNWRHVHKALLLLEYLINTGTEKVAQQCKENIYAIQTLKDFQYMEEGKDQGMHVREKAKQLVALLKDDEKLKNERARALKAKERFARTASGFGSDGSIDGPTHKDVRSANWSESESKPVSEIEFVRPQTVGEEELQLQLAMAMSREEAEQEEQKRRSDDVRLQLALSQSEQDFKKDPMPESSALVDLLDISFGAAGISSPSQQPRSSNSADPWGLPAPAGGSRQQVADPWSRTSSPPVVDPWLNSAAALPPPASKPPLLGAAMGGGQLDAWAPVRTQSPSVTSGSSAEGWLQNGTGASAAAAGANGNVDPWLGKVSAPSAPATEAWQPKRTTPVPTADPWQPTTNVTKQDPWAPVAGGIDGSFALPAHRPSPVGAITSPASDLDEFDIITKRSINSNAMNNNLANSGGSLLDDLDPLSSSNTSSSASNSISTPSAMAKKTPASFLGENSSLVNLDNLIKPVTTSTAGPAAYNPFGDSVPAQATQKNLFQQNQPQVPSINQLKQSPFPVTLNQDPWAPVSSTATAQFDENEPKYGMLYSSTNNVSSLGLTEEIERGFDANSNAIDCNNNNTSVGDGTDDVFNTNFLDTTYGGKLAGGPRPFDELAYQKLTPAAFPTTNDNNNAELGVFSDFGATNSDRYDVDYFKANNNNINNNAPWMNQQSSNPFLS